A segment of the Cinclus cinclus chromosome 3, bCinCin1.1, whole genome shotgun sequence genome:
ATCATTTGCTGCCACCAGCAGTCTGTAAGTCTAAACTATTAAATGACACATTTATATTCGGAATTTTAATTTGTAACTAAGTGAGCAAGTTTTTAAAACTGTCCTTTAatcattttaaattaagaacTTTTGAACTAAAGCTAGCTATGTCTGCCATATCCAGTTTATTTtgcataaaacatttatttaccGAAGAAAAGCTGGATAAGATCACATTTCATAGGTTAAACATACTGACACACTCTCATTTTTGTAAATTTTAACATCCAGTATCTATGGATGATATTCATATGTAGTTAACACATAAATATAATAGTTTTCTTATAGCTacatttttcattgcttttaatTGGTTACGAAGCATTTATGATTCcataataaaaatggaaatgtgaataaaaataGTTTGCTACATTGAagatttaaaacaatatttggTATTAAAGAATCCGTTGTGAATGTGATAGAAAATTAGTAGTGTGGAGCAGTGTATATATTTGAGGTGGTGATTTGTGAAGTAGCCCAGTATTGCcttaaataaaaacacatttcatttcTTGTTTTATACATGTGATCTTATAaaggttatttttgtttctgtaacttAGATTGGTGTATAgattaatttttgttaaaaaaacaaaacaaaacaaaaaaacttcagAAACCATTTTTGTAAATAGTGGGTTTATAAAACAGATGGGTTTATTTTGATAATACCAGTTTGGTATCTATCTATAAAATACACGAGTCCTTATGCCATACCATTAAAACCTAAATAAACAAGGCACTTTCTGAAAGGGAAGTGAGATGGTGATCTTACAGATAAACTCGGTGGTTGTGCTCTGTGTTGGTGGCATAGGCTCCCTGTGCGCTCCTCTGCCTCTCGCTGACTGTACGTGGCACCGCTCACAACCTCTCTTTTCCACACTGGAACGAGCCTCAGAAGCGGTGCTGCTTGTAGCACCCGGGATTGGAGCAATTCCTCTGTATGCTGCTAACTGAAATGACAGGTATCCCATTTGTTGAGTAACCAAAAGTGTGAATGCATTGGTGGGAGCTGTCAGTACCCAGGAATCTTCAGTGTTGATTTTCATGCATGGTTATGTTTGACTCAGCCGGCTGGATTGTGTGGTACCAAAAACTTTTCCTGGATTATTCTCATTACTGGATGTGACCTACCTTCAGTAATATAAAACAGTCTTTGTCTTGGGTGAGAttggcttgatttttttttctataaactTGTCTTGCTGTGTAAAGCTTTTGCATTAAATGCTAGATTTGATTGCTCGTAAGCTATTCATCTCGAATCTCTGACAGTTTTCCTGAATATCAGTGCAGAGGGCACCTTCCTGCAACCAAATGAAGTGACTGACTTGAAAGTGAGGATTATGTGTGAACAGCAACAGCATTTCACCTCGGGCACAGCCCTTGGTTTGCTACATGGTGCTAAATTGCTTACCTTCACAGAAAGCCCGTGCTTCCATTTGAACAGAGCCCCTTGGCTCCTCTCACTTTCCATCCCTCCCAAGTGACCAAACTCTTATTATGCCTTGTTAGTAAATCAAAGGTGCAGTCCGAGAGtgataaaaccaaaacaaacccttgCATTTTTGACTCTTACGAGGGATCATTATAATCATTACACGTGCACAGTGCCATTTTCTACCTGCCAGAGACTGCTGGTCCCcctggatggagctgctgttggataCCAGCCACGGTGATTGTAGAGGGAACTCCTGCAGGGGAGAAGAGGGCAGAGATCCTCTGGAGAGGGTCCTCAAAGCTCACCTGAATTCTCCTGTTTTCACTTCAGTCACTGTCAACAGACCTCGCAACTGTTAGTCTTTAGAAGAATGTTTGTGTTGTGTAAGTTGAAGAGTTTCAACATCCTGTTAATTGATACTGTATCATTTGCAGTCCTTGGACTGAGGGTAGCATACAACTATTTAGCTACACAGTGCTATGCTAGAAtgctatttaaaaagaaaaaaaaaaaagggattttttaaaacatatcaAATATCCAGgaagttatttctgttttggatcTGAATTTctgagaataaaatatttaatactgtCTCATCCTCATCTATCAAATTAAAGCAGATGCTGTATATAGTTAGTACATTCCATGGCACACTTCCTTTTAGGTGGTTACTGACAGCCTGTCCAACAGGTAAGCTTGTATGGggtttgttatttctttttttaaaaaaacgaGTCTTAAAATGGGGTACCAAAGGCAGGGTCTGATTTAAAGTGTCACAGACTGCAGAGTGCTCTGGTTTGTAAAGCCACCCACAGAAACTCCCAAAGAAGTAAATTTGGTGTTTGCGTTTAGTTGTTTTACCTTGGGTGAGACAGAAAATCTCCCACCCTAGCATGCCTGAATGGGCAGCTTCTCTGGGGCCTGAAGCCACACCCCTGCTCTTGTGGCTGCTGGGTGGGATGGGGCTCCGAGGCGGCCGAGCCAGCTGTACCAGCAGCACCTCAGCCTGCGGGGTGCCCCAAAGGTGCTCTCGGCCCCCCTCCCCAGTCCTCtatcttctgccttttctttctcctttctctttgtcTCTGCCTTCCAGAATTGTCACCCATTTACTGTGGAGCATTCAAGCAATGGTGCTTTCTTTGAAGCCCCTTGTTGCCATCAGGAATGTGCTGACTAAAGCAGCAGGTGTTGCTGATGGGGAAGCAAACAAATTGAGGAATCTGTCTGAATGCAGAGCATGGATTGTTTTGTGATCCAAAGACACCTTTAAACTGATGGTCAGCCTCTCTGGTGCTCAACTATGTTTATAAGGAAATCTGCTATTACCTGAGCCCTAATTCAGTGTAAAATAAGAGTAGTGGGTTTATCCCCACATAGTTCAGGGTGGTTCTTCTCAGCAAGATGAGGGGACTGTGGGTTCTAGAGCATTAGGCTGGGACATTTGGTCTATAGATGTTGGATAGTAAGTGAGCAATGCTTGTACAAATAACACTGGAATCAGTTGTTGGGTCAGCTGAGGGGCAAGTAGTTGGCTAATTGCTGCAATTAGTTTCTGTGCCAAGGAATTGGTTGGCTGGGGCTCCCACCTGTGTGCagaggagagagggacaggggcagggacaggcttTGCTGGGGTTTTGGTCCCCAAGTTGGAGAAGCTCCTGCTCATGTGCTGCTTAGCCCTGCCTGGAGCCTGGGTATGGAGGTTATACAATTAAAGGGGTGGAAAATGGGACCACTTGTACTGGAGAAGGGAGTAGAGGGAAGAAACTATCAGCAAATAGGGAGATCTTGTCTgtgtcttttctttccaaatcttTTCTGTCCCAAGGCAAGAAGCTTACttggattttaaagaaaatgataGTCTGTAAGACACAGATCTTTTGATGTTTGCAGGGATGTTTTGAAATACGAATgaggtaaatatttttgtatgaCTGTGCATGCAGTGATTATTTCTCCATTACAGCATGGGCTCAGATCAGCTTCATATCAATTGCTTATATCCTTACAGAACATAGTACTTGagttcagttttttaaaatgttagtCTGAATGACCCAGAAGTTTAGGGACCAAACCTGTAAACTCATTTGAACCAAAAATGTAACAGCAAATGCCTTCAGGGGTACATGGATGACTGAAACTGAAGAACAAAGGCATATAAAagtggggaaagggaaagagccAGTAAAAGACCAAATGGTTGCCAAGAGCAAGGGTTCAGAAAGCAGATTAATTTGTTTATCTTCTCTCAGGTTAAGTGATGctcatttccttttcattagTAGCCCTGACAAACACTCAAATTGTGCAGCACATGATGTGAAAACTTCTTGGTGATTTGCTGCAAGCGAGTCAGGTTATGTGGAGTTGGTCCATAACagtttttcagaatatttttcttgtaaggTACTGCCTTTGTCAAAACTGAAGTATCCTCCAAGACTCGAATCATTGATTTTGGAATTTATTGATAATTTCTTGTCCGTTGGAAgatagaattaaaaataaaactttgaatATACATTCCAAATAGTTAATTCTTGTTTGATGGAAAATTTTTGGTCTAAGTGGTAATCTCTGACCAGTTACAGAGCTTTAGGGGGTGCTCTGAAATCCTTCAAGCCCTGACTTAATACACTTTTTTATTAGAGAACAGCTGATGCACTAATTTTATCAGAAACCTCTGTTGGCTAAACTGTGtttgcttctcttaattttCTCCCAAATAAACCTTACTTTAAAAACAATGAATAAATACTTTTTCATTAATGTGCTCTTAAAAACCTGTCCTCAATTATTAAAAcccagatattttaaaaacttttttttttttctttgattgtGTTGGCCTTGTCTTAATAAAATGATGCATGAGGGTCCAGATGGGCCAAGATAATTCTGGGGTTTGTTCTCAGTTGCTTAGGCTGTGGCAGTTGTGGTTTCACAGGGCTGATGGGTGGTGGTTTTGCTTCAGGCACTCTTTCGTTGGTTTTGCCCAGGAGCTGCAAAATACGTTTTAACTGCATTTCTGTCATGAGCCATATTCTGAGTATGTAGAGGTTTAACAGAAAATGTTCTGAATTGTATAAAGTACCCTATCTCTATATAAGCACTGATTCAGCATCAGTCAAGGTTTCAAACTAGCTGGTATCTGAGGGACTGCTGTTGCTGCtaaattcagcagcagcaaacgtctttccatcttttttctccccctaaAATAAACCTACTTTTATAAAAAACCAAACGAGCCCTACCTTGAAAATCACCATCAAAAGTTCATAGCTTGTTCATTAATTGCTAAGTTTTGCTCCATAACTGCTACTCATTAAATGTAATGCTTTGTAAACAaagctgaggggctggagggggacTTAGTGAAAAAAAAGTTAACCTGCTTTTGCTACTGTTTCTTCCTCCTTATGCTGGCACACCCAATAAAAGTAGTTCAATATTCAGGCAGTTCCACTTCGGGTGGTGTTTTTCTCTCAACAGTGCATTTTGATCAGGCTCAGTACCAGATGTATGTCCAAAGGTCTTTCATTTCAGCAACAGAAAGAGAACACTACCCTGAAGGAAGGTTTTTAAGGTGCTACTTTCCATTGTCTTAGAAGCCTAGGTTCAACCGAAGACATGTCTTAACTAATTTCTGTCCCTTTCCTGTTAGCCCAAACAACATGCATAACAAAGAGCAGGGGTGTGTGCTGTTTAAGAGACACTTTGAAATTTGGGGGAGGGAACAGGTGATTCCTTTTTACTTTGTTTCTACTGGAGGCTTCTcatattttcagatttcatgtgttcttctgcagcagagaaatCTACTGGAGTAGCAGCATATTTTCAGCCCTACTAAAGGGACCAAATTCTAGGCTACTGAATACTAGGGACTATTGGCTACTGTTCTGCTGTATTGTGCAGTCTGCATATCTCTATTCAGATCCTAGGGAAGTGGGAATCATCTGTTCAGTTAAATGTCACTGCTACAGAGCAGAAGACAAGTCTAATGACATGGGAACTGCTTGGTGCAGGTGACCAGGAGTTAACTCTATACCCTGGTACATGCTGCTCGCACAAGTTTGAGCAAGTGCCTTTCCTAAAGGATGCTTTTTGATGATTAACACCCTAACAGCTGTAAGGGTTCAAGTAACTCCAGAAGGAGGTTCTTCACAATCTGTTAAATAACCAAATCTGTCTTTATCACATGGGCTAAATATGTCTagctcttcttatttttttctttttttgagatGTTTTATAGTAGTCCAATGGAATGAACTCATGACTATCTAGCTCACTTCAAGGCACAGCAATCACTCTATGCTAGCACTTTCCCGTTGCCATTTTAGCAGTTACCAGGTCTGATCCACCCACCTGACAAATCCTGTACACCCCCTTGCTGTTCATCTTAATCAATCCCAGGTTCTTCCTATCTCTGCATGTAAAAAGCCTATTTTTGCTTGTACCAAAGCAATTCTGTGTAATACTCAGTACACAACTGTTTGAGCAATTGTTTCTGCATGATTTATCATAAGCATCTGTGTTTGTATTAAAGCTTCATGGAATTCTCAGAACTTCTACATTTCTCGTTTCAACATGAAAAGGTCTCAGTGATTCTATGCATGACATACATAATGCAACCAAATTTATCAGCTCAAGTAATGGGGAACTAACAGAGAAACAGCATTTCCTATGAAACTATCCTTTCAAAGGATAGTTCTGCAAAGCACTGATTGGAAAAGCAATTTGTCAAAAACAGTTCATGTAATGGGAGGGTGGTCTCTAGCCTTCTTTCAAGTCAGCGGGGGATGTTTTTCATGTTCATCTTGCATATTCAGAGGCAAAGATGATAAGCTGTTGTGGAGTcgtcctgcagctgctgctctgttgtACCTGATAAGTTCTGATTTGCAGCAGTTGTGTTCTGAGTCTTGCTGTTTCTTTAGGTGTCTCTTCAGGTAACATTTTATGGAGTATTTGAAAATCAGGTAACTCAGTTCACTTAGATTTAATACAATGCACAGGCATGAAGTTGCCAAcagaaaatggaggaaaatcaTCTTCTCTGTGGGTTTGGAAATATAACAGTCTACGGTATTGGGACATGGTTTTATGTCACATTTCACAAGAGGTGGTATTTTGAATCCATTGTACAATTtataaaaaagaacaagaaaaactaTTTCAAGTCCTGTCTTTAAAATGAGGCTGATTAAGTAAGTGCACAGCAGTCCACCATCTATCTTTCCTGGATTTTTGTGAAGTTTCTGTTTGTGGTGTTTATTCTGTCTGTAAGCAACATGAAAGACAACCAAGAGTGAAGGGGTAGAGACCATGATTAATTGCAAAGCCCAAAGTCTGATGTGagagacagggaaaaaatggtCAAAGCAGACATTTTCACAGCCAGGCTGCTTGATATTGCACTCAAATTCATCATGTTCATGTTTCCAGATGTTTTCTGCAGCAGCGACATAAACCAGTAAGCGGAATATGAACACAACAGCTACCCAAATTCTTCCAATTCCTGTTGAGTATTTATTCACACCACTCAGCAGATCACGTAGGAACACCCagctcatttttctcttcagggaaagaaggaaatgctGTATCAAAGAAACACAAGATCAGAGAGATGCATCCTCTTGGGTGAAGACAAATGAGACATTcattcaaaatgaaatataacCAGTAGCTgaagcaatttaaaattattaagcATTTAGAAGTAATTTAGTGTTACTAAGTATTTAAACAAGAACAAGAAGCTGTTcttatttgtgttttaatttaatttaaactgatattatttaaattttaaatatttattaatttaatgatTCTGATGCCTTCTGAAGCTTttgaataaaatttattttctgtttaaatgcaTTTTGTCAGCTAGGCTGAAGTCTGATCATTCTGTTAAGCTGTCTTCTGTGACAAATGTGCCTGTTCTTCCTGAGGGTCTCCTGACTGTCAGGTAGGACTTTCTCTGGCAAGTTCAGGCTGACACTACCACTGAATTACACTCAAATTAGCCCTGTCAGTTATGCAAATACTACATACGGTCAAGTCAGATTTCACTTTCAAATTTATGCATAGGAGCCAAGTGTCCCATACCAAGTTGACTACAAAAATGCAAATTGATTTCTTTCTGTCTATGGTGTTACTTTTGGGTAAACTTGTgctatattttaattattttcctgtttcattgGATTTTACCTGTTGTATTTCTTATCATGACTCCAAAATATGTgtgcatgtctgtgtgtgtgttaagtTTCTTATCGGCACAAGCCTTCCCCTGTCCTAACTCTAGAACACTTCTTTTGACAGAGCTGCCTCTGGAGCCGCTGTCAGTGAGACTCATCAGAGCCAAAAGACCTCTGGTATCCACCAAGAATATACAGACATCTTAGCACCTGGCCCCATCTCCAGGTCTGAGTAGATCTTTGGGGGTATCAAGCTCCTTTGTTCTGTAAGAGCAAAAAGTGGATGTATTCCAGAACAGAGAATGGCTGGGAGACATGACGTGAGGAGGGAAATCAGAAGTTTCCAGATCTTTGTGTTATGTAATTTAATGTCCTCATCCCAACTTCTGCTTCTGCAAGCTCTGCCTAGCAGGAGGGATAATGTACCCTTCTGTAGCTGCAGTGGCACATGCAAATCCCACTGACAGTGACACTGACAGGGCTTCTGTTGCTGCCCCTCAGTTCTGCAGCCCTTCATGACTTCTGCCTATGGTCAGGCTTCCACTGGGAAGCAAGGTTGGTTGGATATTCCTGCATTGCTACTATTAGAGATGAGCACTAGCTTGAGGAGTGAGGAACAGCTGCAGAAATTAATATATTCCTGATTTATACTGCCAAGAATGGTTTCCAAGCTACTCCTTTatgctgcagataaaaacaGGTAACAGGGAAATACTAGCTTATATCCTTTCAGACATATGCTCCTATGCTTTAAAACATGTTTGGCAGTGTGgttactttttaattaaagagcTATTTCTGTCTTCCATATCTGCAAACAGAGTTCAAGCAGAAGTTTAAATCAAACAAGACATGAGCTTCGGGGCTTTAATGCTTTCTAAATAAGTTACACACAGTCACAACAGTCTCAAAGGAGCTGAACAGCAAACATGAACACACCACAATGTAATAAATCACAGGCAAGGAAACAAAGCATTCACTGAGCAAGAGTGAATGTTAGCACATGCGTGTGCACCTTGGATGAGCTGTCCTCTGGAGATCTGAAGGAAAACCTCAAGAGGGCTCTCCTAAGGCTTTAAGATGTGCACaatggccattggagggaaTTCTGAATTTTGTTATTCCATGGAAAACAAGTACTACTGCAAGGGGGCTTTTGCTGATGACCACTATAAGTGCACCATCCTTTTGTAATGTAAAAAGCCTGATTTCACCTATCAATCCATGGCTGGAGTTACACCAGTTCTGAGCCTCCACGTGAACAGAAATGAAAGATTGAAAAACTTATCTCAAGGTGTCTCTTTTTCCcaaggctgagctgctgcttccttccctgccttAACTGAGTAGCAAGAGggattagaaaagaa
Coding sequences within it:
- the GJB7 gene encoding gap junction beta-7 protein isoform X1, coding for MSWVFLRDLLSGVNKYSTGIGRIWVAVVFIFRLLVYVAAAENIWKHEHDEFECNIKQPGCENVCFDHFFPVSHIRLWALQLIMVSTPSLLVVFHVAYRQNKHHKQKLHKNPGKIDGGLLCTYLISLILKTGLEIVFLVLFYKLYNGFKIPPLVKCDIKPCPNTVDCYISKPTEKMIFLHFLLATSCLCIVLNLSELSYLIFKYSIKCYLKRHLKKQQDSEHNCCKSELISQREAEERTGSLCHQHRAQPPSLSVRSPSHFPFRKCLVYLGFNGMA
- the GJB7 gene encoding gap junction beta-7 protein isoform X2, with translation MSWVFLRDLLSGVNKYSTGIGRIWVAVVFIFRLLVYVAAAENIWKHEHDEFECNIKQPGCENVCFDHFFPVSHIRLWALQLIMVSTPSLLVVFHVAYRQNKHHKQKLHKNPGKIDGGLLCTYLISLILKTGLEIVFLVLFYKLYNGFKIPPLVKCDIKPCPNTVDCYISKPTEKMIFLHFLLATSCLCIVLNLSELSYLIFKYSIKCYLKRHLKKQQDSEHNCCKSELIRYNRAAAAGRLHNSLSSLPLNMQDEHEKHPPLT